One genomic window of Bartonella sp. HY038 includes the following:
- the ctrA gene encoding response regulator transcription factor CtrA, which yields MRVLLIEDDNATAHSIELMLKSESFNIYTTDLGEEGVDLGKLYDYDIILLDLNLPDMSGYEVLRTLRLSKVKTPILILSGMGGIEDKVRGLGFGADDYMTKPFHKDELIARIHAIVRRSKGHAQSVIATGDLIVNLDAKTVEISGLPVHLTGKEYQMLELLSLRKGTTLTKEMFLNHLYGGMDEPELKIIDVFICKLRKKLDAVSGGQNYIETVWGRGYVLREPNGEILRETA from the coding sequence ATGCGCGTATTGTTGATTGAAGATGACAATGCAACAGCCCATAGCATCGAGTTAATGTTGAAGTCAGAAAGCTTCAATATCTATACTACCGATCTGGGCGAAGAGGGCGTTGATCTCGGCAAATTATATGATTACGATATTATTTTGCTTGATTTGAATTTGCCAGATATGTCGGGTTATGAAGTATTGCGCACATTGCGCTTGTCAAAGGTTAAGACACCAATTCTTATCCTTTCTGGCATGGGCGGCATTGAAGATAAGGTTCGTGGTCTTGGCTTTGGTGCAGATGATTATATGACCAAACCTTTCCATAAGGATGAGCTTATTGCACGCATTCATGCAATCGTACGCCGTTCTAAAGGCCATGCACAATCCGTGATTGCAACAGGCGACCTTATTGTTAACCTTGATGCAAAAACAGTTGAAATTTCTGGTCTTCCCGTTCACTTAACCGGTAAAGAATATCAAATGCTTGAGCTTTTGTCTTTGCGTAAAGGCACTACCCTTACCAAGGAAATGTTCTTAAACCATCTTTATGGTGGTATGGATGAGCCAGAATTAAAAATTATTGACGTTTTCATTTGTAAATTGCGCAAAAAACTTGATGCTGTTTCTGGTGGTCAAAATTATATTGAAACTGTTTGGGGGCGCGGTTATGTTTTGCGTGAACCTAATGGTGAAATCTTGCGTGAAACCGCTTAA
- a CDS encoding flagellar export protein FliJ yields MKPRETIVRLKLFQVREKRRQITQLETMAFEFQRMANELETQIANEERKAGITDHNHFAYPTFAAAARQRRENLLNSANDLNIQKAAALIALQEAEAELAKAQAIEVRDGSSTLEETISFVQRRSMIG; encoded by the coding sequence ATGAAGCCGCGTGAAACGATTGTTAGGCTAAAACTATTCCAAGTGCGTGAAAAGCGTCGACAAATTACCCAACTTGAAACCATGGCATTTGAGTTTCAACGCATGGCTAATGAGCTTGAAACGCAAATCGCCAATGAAGAACGCAAAGCGGGCATAACCGACCATAACCATTTTGCCTATCCAACTTTTGCGGCAGCAGCGCGGCAAAGGCGTGAAAACCTATTAAACTCGGCTAATGATTTGAACATACAAAAAGCCGCAGCTCTTATTGCTTTGCAAGAAGCAGAGGCGGAACTTGCTAAGGCGCAAGCGATTGAGGTGCGCGATGGTAGTTCTACTCTTGAGGAAACAATTAGCTTTGTTCAACGACGTTCGATGATTGGTTAA
- a CDS encoding MgtC/SapB family protein, with amino-acid sequence MRFAETFSLLPFLDTAVCLLTAFVLGTLIGAERQYRQRTAGLRTNVLVAVGAAAFVDLGHRLAGNAEAVRVISYVVSGIGFLGAGVIMKEGMNVRGLNTAATLWCSAAVGSCAGGDMLAEATLLTFFVIFGNTVLRRLVNLINRIPLNEETGEATYEIRLTVNRDAAPELREKMVDLLEKAQYPVSDVEIYDLSGDRVELIATLVSTAIDKDEIEAVVNLLEKERNVHHANWESSTRE; translated from the coding sequence ATGAGATTTGCTGAAACTTTTTCACTCTTACCATTTCTTGACACCGCTGTTTGCCTGTTAACAGCTTTTGTACTCGGTACATTAATTGGTGCAGAGCGCCAATATAGGCAAAGAACTGCAGGTTTACGCACCAATGTGCTTGTTGCAGTAGGGGCGGCCGCTTTTGTTGATCTTGGCCATCGTTTGGCAGGCAATGCTGAAGCTGTAAGGGTCATTTCCTATGTTGTTTCTGGTATCGGCTTTTTGGGTGCTGGTGTCATCATGAAAGAAGGCATGAATGTACGCGGGTTAAATACCGCTGCAACTCTTTGGTGTTCGGCGGCTGTTGGTTCTTGTGCGGGCGGCGATATGCTTGCAGAAGCAACATTGCTCACCTTTTTTGTGATATTCGGCAATACAGTATTAAGGCGGCTTGTTAATCTTATCAATCGTATTCCACTAAACGAGGAAACAGGCGAAGCAACCTATGAAATTCGCTTAACGGTTAATCGCGATGCAGCACCAGAGCTGCGTGAAAAAATGGTAGACCTGTTGGAAAAGGCACAATATCCAGTAAGTGACGTTGAAATTTATGATCTATCTGGCGATAGGGTAGAGCTGATTGCAACTCTGGTAAGCACCGCCATTGATAAGGATGAAATTGAAGCGGTGGTTAACTTGCTTGAAAAAGAACGCAATGTACACCATGCCAATTGGGAAAGCAGTACCCGCGAATAA
- a CDS encoding DUF1476 domain-containing protein, producing the protein MSGMSERGEALENKFFHDADLRFKAEARRNRQLGLWAAEKLGKAGADADAYAKEVVISDLKEPGDNDVVEKVMADFKAANVAVSEDELREKMFVLLEEAVKSLT; encoded by the coding sequence ATGAGTGGTATGAGTGAACGCGGTGAAGCGTTAGAGAATAAATTTTTTCATGATGCTGATTTGCGATTCAAAGCTGAAGCACGCCGCAATCGTCAGCTTGGCTTATGGGCAGCTGAAAAGCTTGGTAAAGCCGGTGCAGATGCAGATGCTTATGCTAAAGAAGTTGTTATTTCTGATTTGAAAGAGCCAGGTGATAATGATGTTGTTGAAAAAGTTATGGCAGATTTTAAAGCCGCAAATGTTGCTGTCAGCGAAGATGAATTGCGTGAAAAAATGTTTGTGCTTTTAGAAGAAGCCGTTAAGTCTCTTACTTAG
- the purC gene encoding phosphoribosylaminoimidazolesuccinocarboxamide synthase: protein MNRRRRIYEGKAKILYEGPEPGTLIQFFKDDATAFNAKKHEVIDGKGVLNNRISERIFTLLEEIGIPTHFIKSINMREQLIHAVEIIPLEVVVRNIAAGSFSKRLGIEEGTPLPSPIIEFYFKKDELDDPMVSAEHIFALGWASPSELEEIMAIASRINDFLSGLFIGIGIRLVDFKMEFGRLWEGDMMRIVLADEISPDSSRLWDVNTNDKLDKDRFRRDMGGLVEAYQEVARRLGIINENEAPRPKGPVLVK, encoded by the coding sequence ATGAACCGTCGTCGTCGCATTTATGAAGGTAAGGCCAAAATTCTTTATGAAGGGCCAGAACCAGGAACGCTCATCCAGTTTTTCAAAGATGATGCAACAGCATTTAATGCTAAAAAGCATGAAGTGATTGATGGTAAAGGCGTTCTTAATAATCGTATTTCTGAACGTATATTTACACTGCTAGAAGAAATAGGTATTCCTACCCATTTCATCAAAAGTATTAATATGCGTGAACAGCTCATTCATGCGGTTGAAATAATTCCCCTTGAAGTTGTTGTTCGCAATATTGCCGCGGGTTCTTTTTCTAAGCGTTTAGGCATTGAGGAAGGCACACCATTACCAAGCCCAATTATTGAGTTTTATTTCAAAAAAGATGAACTTGATGATCCAATGGTTTCAGCAGAGCATATTTTTGCTCTTGGCTGGGCAAGCCCTTCTGAGCTTGAAGAAATTATGGCGATTGCAAGCCGTATCAATGATTTCCTTAGCGGACTTTTCATTGGCATAGGCATTCGTCTTGTTGATTTTAAAATGGAATTTGGTCGCCTTTGGGAAGGCGATATGATGCGCATTGTCCTTGCTGACGAAATTTCCCCTGATTCTTCGCGTCTTTGGGATGTTAATACCAATGACAAACTGGATAAGGATCGTTTCCGCCGCGACATGGGTGGCCTCGTTGAGGCTTATCAAGAAGTTGCTCGTCGTCTTGGCATCATTAACGAAAATGAAGCACCGCGCCCTAAAGGTCCGGTATTGGTGAAATAG
- the purS gene encoding phosphoribosylformylglycinamidine synthase subunit PurS yields MKARVTVTLKNAVLDPQGKAIVGALEALDFSGVNSVRQGKVFDIELATNDKAVAQSELQAMCEKLLANTVIENFTIEIL; encoded by the coding sequence ATGAAAGCCCGTGTCACCGTTACCCTTAAAAACGCTGTTCTTGACCCACAGGGAAAAGCTATTGTTGGTGCCTTGGAAGCACTTGATTTTAGTGGTGTTAACTCTGTTCGCCAAGGCAAAGTCTTTGATATTGAACTTGCAACCAATGACAAAGCCGTTGCCCAAAGCGAATTGCAAGCCATGTGCGAAAAACTATTAGCCAATACTGTTATTGAAAATTTCACCATTGAGATTTTATAA
- the purQ gene encoding phosphoribosylformylglycinamidine synthase subunit PurQ, with the protein MKTAVIQLPGLNRDRDMITALSDISGTKPITVWQTETTIPDVDLIVIPGGFSYGDYLRCGAIAARMPVMQAIKEKAAKGVKVLGVCNGFQILLEAGLLPGALMRNTSLKFVCREVKLEIANANTAFTTGYQQGQIIRCPVAHHDGNYFTDSESLKQLEDNGQVVLRYAQNTNPNGSLNDIAGIINKQGNVLGMMPHPENLIEKAHGGDDGRAFFAGALGIAA; encoded by the coding sequence ATGAAAACGGCTGTTATCCAGTTACCAGGCTTAAATCGCGATCGTGATATGATCACCGCTTTGAGCGATATTTCAGGCACCAAACCAATCACTGTTTGGCAAACAGAAACAACCATTCCTGATGTTGATTTAATCGTTATTCCGGGCGGTTTTTCTTATGGTGACTATTTGCGCTGTGGTGCAATTGCTGCACGCATGCCGGTTATGCAAGCAATTAAGGAAAAAGCCGCTAAAGGCGTTAAAGTTCTCGGCGTATGCAATGGTTTTCAAATTTTGCTTGAGGCGGGTCTTTTACCGGGTGCTTTAATGCGCAATACATCGCTTAAATTTGTTTGTCGCGAAGTAAAGCTTGAAATCGCCAATGCAAATACAGCTTTTACAACCGGCTACCAACAAGGGCAAATTATTCGCTGTCCCGTTGCCCATCATGACGGCAATTACTTTACCGATAGTGAAAGCCTAAAGCAGCTTGAAGATAATGGTCAGGTAGTTTTACGCTATGCACAAAACACTAATCCTAATGGTTCACTCAACGATATTGCTGGGATCATCAATAAGCAAGGTAATGTGCTTGGTATGATGCCGCATCCTGAAAATCTTATTGAAAAGGCCCATGGCGGCGATGATGGACGCGCCTTTTTTGCTGGCGCTTTAGGTATTGCAGCATGA